The region TGTAAATAAGATGGAACCTTCACTAACCGTTGTAACGTACTAATTGCACCTTTCTTATGTTCCTCTGTAATAAATTTTTTCATCCTTCTCCAACACCTTTCGATTTTCAGCTTTAACTACACTACAACAAAACTAATCATTGATTAACTCAACTAATAATACTATTATCCGTAACTATCATACCACTTTTTAATTTCTCTGCAAAATTAGAGCTATTTAAAAAGTCTAAAGTAACCTCTACCACAACAAAGAAAACCCTTACATTTTATAACTATAGAATAGCACGCTATCTAATTTATTGGTAGTAAAAAAATAAATTTGGGTATATATAACTGATTCAACCTAAAAAGGAAAGTCGATGTAACCAAAGCTTCAGAACCTCCGCTTAGATAATCGACTTCCTAACCATATTGATCTTACCATACCAAGAATTATTAGATAACAATTTTTTTGACGAGATAATCTCATCTCTCAGCGCTCCAATTGTAAATAATAAATCTCTATGATATTATAAGCATGTTAATGAAAGCAAATTGCCAATTTAGCTAGTCGAAAATCGTCGGCCAAGACTTTTCATTTGATGACAAATACTTACACATCCTGCTTACAATTTGAGTATAGTTGCTTTTTATCCTAAAGTCAATTGTTTTCGGGATTATTTTCCTAATACGAACAGGAAGGTGATTTAATGGAAATTTATTCAAAAATCAAACAATTGGTTGATCAAAAACAAGGTTGCAGTATTTCTAAACTGGAAAAGGAACTGGGTTTTGGAAGTGGTACTATACGCAAATGGCAAAAACAAATGCCCTCAATTGATAAAGTCTACAAAGTGTCACAATATTTTAACGTCCCTATTGGTACTTTTGTTGATGAAGATGAAGGGGATCCCTCAGTTTTAAACAGTGATATCATTACGTACAAGTTTAATGAACGGATGGCCTCACTTGATTTAAATGAACAAGATCGCCAATACTTGCTAGATGAGTTTAT is a window of Vagococcus intermedius DNA encoding:
- a CDS encoding helix-turn-helix domain-containing protein, with protein sequence MEIYSKIKQLVDQKQGCSISKLEKELGFGSGTIRKWQKQMPSIDKVYKVSQYFNVPIGTFVDEDEGDPSVLNSDIITYKFNERMASLDLNEQDRQYLLDEFISYIDFKAQFLENRQDDHKRKIKT